One Aegilops tauschii subsp. strangulata cultivar AL8/78 chromosome 7, Aet v6.0, whole genome shotgun sequence genomic window carries:
- the LOC109780849 gene encoding two-component response regulator ORR22-like, whose translation MRASGMPGPALPKRILELLNVEKLTRENVASHLQKYRLYLRRLSAVASQQASIAAAFGGRDPFQHFAPSAALPSFSPHGLLSGAGAAAFGLQDFVPSKAIQCASSNGAISHCAGDTNKFNIVSLQDNQQADLTQGLTASSLGQPRLQHKWIHQETNDLCSVFSGGALANTMSGTLQRITSSSMPPEDLLECTPHIKVGAHPSTGISQQGDLPISDGFCVDKLPLHIPFNGADTGFVAGEQEMDKRGIFSETMTVGVCPSGSLIAAANNTKCGASSSGSTMLLPPHDNERHSKYVQFGAASNSRYRMDGVRKDQSLNNGGFSSDGGAIVPEQPDMDDLGIPKLQGQSGFNSSSCNFDGLLNSIIEVTWSKRYPTCKESLAYGGMPQEDR comes from the exons ATGAGGGCCTCTGGAATGCCAGGGCCGGCCCTGCCTAAAAGAATACTCGAGCTTCTGAACGTGGAGAAGCTCACCAGGGAAAATGTCGCGAGTCATCTGCAG AAGTACAGGCTATACCTCAGACGGCTAAGTGCTGTGGCATCACAGCAAGCTAGCATTGCTGCTGCTTTTGGAGGCAGAGACCCCTTCCAGCACTTTGCCCCTTCTGCTGCACTTCCATCTTTCAGTCCACATGGATTGTTGAGTGGTGCTGGTGCAGCAGCATTTGGGCTTCAGGACTTTGTTCCTTCCAAGGCAATTCAGTGTGCTAGCAGCAATGGTGCAATAAGTCATTGCGCCGGCGATACAAACAAATTTAACATTGTGAGCTTACAAGATAACCAACAGGCAGATCTAACGCAAGGTTTGACCGCGTCGTCACTTGGGCAGCCCCGGCTCCAGCATAAGTGGATCCATCAAGAAACCAATGACTTGTGTTCTGTCTTTTCCGGGGGTGCTCTGGCCAACACTATGTCCGGCACATTACAGAGAATTACAAGCAGTTCAATGCCACCAGAAGATCTTTTGGAGTGCACTCCACATATCAAAGTAGGAGCCCATCCATccacaggaatatctcagcaggGTGATCTTCCAATTAGCGATGGATTTTGTGTTGACAAATTACCGTTGCACATCCCGTTCAATGGTGCTGACACTGGCTTTGTGGCTGGAGAACAAGAGATGGACAAAAGGGGGATATTTTCAGAAACAATGACTGTTGGTGTTTGTCCTTCTGGGAGCCTTATAGCAGCAGCCAACAATACCAAATGTGGAGCTAGTTCTTCTGGTAGCACAATGCTGCTCCCTCCTCATGATAACGAGCGACATTCAAAATACGTGCAGTTTGGGGCTGCAAGCAATTCTAGATATAGAATGGATGGAGTGAGAAAAGACCAAAGCCTGAACAATGGAGGCTTTAGCTCTGATGGTGGTGCCATTGTGCCTGAACAGCCCGATATGGATGATTTGGGAATTCCAAAGCTGCAGGGTCAGAGTGGGTTCAATTCTAGCAGCTGCAACTTTGATGGCCTTCTCAATTCCATAATAGAAGTG ACATGGAGCAAGCGATATCCGACCTGCAAAGAGAGCCTGGCCTACGGGGGGATGCCTCAGGAGGATAGATGA